A single window of Rhizobium sp. NLR16a DNA harbors:
- a CDS encoding TIM barrel protein: protein MKMEEARRRDIYFSFFMFTADLRPNDAGYTQVLVRHLKALTEIGYTGFDVHIAPGPAHVSHHAEVESYISLRRAFDRAGFRDVKFTTNVGTTRTFDPTSSYEEQRKQALSYLKSRVDITSVLGGENTIMSGPFLYPYGIFPLTDDGEGIWSDALQDWMTPRYAAAASIFRELAQYSAEKRVKLAIEPVKNWETPGPTMVSEALDFLESADIPACGVTIDTAQVVMESQGPAIFRKNVARAAQQSRLNYVHISAPDRGTVRDSWIPWEIMLDEIEPVYSGPYLVEVFNAIPPFESSMRMTRRRFWRPGEDAPEAGVDSAYDVARAALMTLQEKIASHGRRTHP, encoded by the coding sequence ATGAAGATGGAAGAGGCACGCAGACGAGATATATATTTCAGCTTCTTTATGTTTACAGCCGATCTGAGGCCGAATGACGCGGGCTATACCCAGGTTCTCGTCAGACATCTGAAAGCTCTTACCGAGATCGGCTACACCGGCTTCGATGTGCATATCGCCCCTGGACCGGCCCATGTCAGTCATCATGCTGAGGTTGAAAGCTATATCAGCCTCAGACGAGCGTTCGATCGGGCAGGCTTCCGGGATGTGAAATTCACTACCAATGTGGGGACCACGCGAACCTTCGATCCGACCTCGTCCTACGAGGAACAGCGCAAGCAGGCTTTGTCCTATCTCAAATCCCGCGTCGACATTACTTCGGTGCTGGGCGGGGAGAATACGATCATGTCGGGGCCGTTCCTGTACCCCTATGGCATCTTTCCTCTGACGGATGACGGTGAAGGGATCTGGAGCGACGCGCTTCAGGATTGGATGACGCCACGATATGCGGCGGCCGCCTCCATCTTCCGGGAATTGGCGCAATATTCTGCCGAGAAGAGGGTGAAGCTCGCCATCGAACCCGTCAAGAATTGGGAAACGCCCGGGCCGACCATGGTCTCGGAAGCGCTGGATTTTCTCGAAAGCGCCGATATTCCGGCCTGTGGCGTCACGATCGATACAGCTCAGGTCGTGATGGAAAGCCAGGGGCCGGCAATCTTCAGGAAAAATGTCGCCCGAGCAGCACAGCAAAGCCGGCTGAATTACGTTCATATCTCGGCGCCGGACCGGGGCACGGTCAGAGATAGCTGGATTCCCTGGGAGATCATGCTGGATGAAATCGAGCCGGTCTATTCCGGCCCTTATCTCGTCGAAGTCTTTAACGCAATTCCCCCCTTCGAGAGCTCGATGCGAATGACGCGCAGACGATTCTGGCGGCCCGGCGAGGACGCGCCAGAGGCGGGCGTCGACAGCGCCTACGACGTTGCGCGCGCAGCCCTGATGACATTGCAGGAAAAGATCGCGTCCCACGGTCGTCGAACTCATCCGTGA
- a CDS encoding CmpA/NrtA family ABC transporter substrate-binding protein — protein MKKISTTGISTTGITRRSMLKTTAAAALIGAVKTAFPSGAFAAGTGPEVKGVKLGFIALTDSAPLIIAKEKGLFEKYGLPETDVAKQASWGATRDNLVLGGAANGIDGAHILSPLPYLMHTGKVTQNNKPVPMAVLARLNLDSQGISVAKEYAETGVQLDASKLKAAFEKKKAEGKEIKAAMTFPGGTHDLWIRYWLAAGGIDPNKDVSTIVVPPPQMVANMKVGNMDVFCVGEPWNEQLVNQGIGFTAATTGELWKGHPEKALGLRAEWIEKNPNAAKALLMAVMEAQQWCDSMDNKAEMADILGKRQWFNVPTKDVLGRLKGDINYGNGREVKATDLYMKFWKDGASYPFKSHDTWFMTENIRWGNLPASTDIKALVNQVNREDIWREAAKDLGVAAADIPASSSRGKETFFDGKVFDPENPAAYLDSLSIKVVS, from the coding sequence ATGAAGAAGATTTCGACGACTGGGATTTCGACAACCGGCATCACCCGCCGGAGCATGCTCAAGACGACTGCAGCGGCCGCCCTCATCGGCGCAGTCAAGACTGCCTTTCCCTCCGGCGCCTTTGCGGCCGGGACCGGCCCCGAAGTAAAAGGTGTGAAGCTCGGATTCATCGCGCTGACCGATTCCGCGCCGCTGATCATCGCCAAGGAAAAAGGCCTGTTCGAAAAATATGGGCTCCCGGAAACTGACGTCGCCAAACAGGCGTCATGGGGTGCGACCAGAGACAATCTGGTGCTGGGTGGCGCAGCCAACGGCATCGATGGCGCTCATATCCTCTCGCCGCTCCCCTATCTCATGCATACCGGCAAGGTGACACAGAACAACAAGCCGGTGCCGATGGCGGTCCTTGCCCGGCTCAATCTCGACAGCCAGGGCATTTCGGTCGCCAAGGAATATGCCGAAACCGGCGTGCAGCTCGATGCCTCGAAGCTGAAAGCCGCCTTCGAGAAGAAGAAGGCCGAAGGCAAGGAGATCAAGGCCGCTATGACCTTCCCGGGCGGAACCCACGACCTCTGGATCCGCTACTGGCTCGCCGCCGGCGGCATCGATCCGAACAAGGACGTCTCGACCATCGTCGTTCCACCGCCGCAGATGGTGGCCAATATGAAGGTCGGCAACATGGACGTCTTCTGCGTGGGCGAGCCGTGGAACGAACAGCTCGTCAACCAGGGCATCGGCTTCACCGCGGCCACCACCGGTGAGCTCTGGAAGGGCCACCCTGAAAAGGCGCTGGGTCTGCGCGCCGAGTGGATCGAAAAGAACCCCAATGCGGCAAAGGCCCTGCTGATGGCCGTCATGGAAGCCCAGCAATGGTGCGACAGCATGGACAACAAGGCAGAGATGGCCGACATTCTCGGCAAGCGTCAGTGGTTCAATGTTCCGACGAAGGACGTGCTCGGCCGGCTCAAGGGCGACATCAATTATGGCAACGGCCGCGAGGTCAAGGCCACCGACCTCTACATGAAGTTCTGGAAAGACGGCGCCTCCTATCCGTTCAAGAGCCACGACACCTGGTTCATGACCGAAAACATCCGCTGGGGGAACCTGCCGGCAAGCACCGACATCAAGGCGCTGGTCAACCAGGTGAACCGCGAGGACATCTGGCGCGAGGCCGCCAAGGATCTCGGCGTCGCTGCCGCCGACATCCCCGCCTCGTCTTCCCGCGGCAAGGAGACCTTCTTCGACGGCAAGGTCTTCGATCCCGAAAATCCCGCCGCTTATCTCGACAGCCTGTCGATCAAGGTCGTCTCCTGA
- a CDS encoding MBL fold metallo-hydrolase — protein MVAQLPDPIKIVRRAGDVRIHTFISAFTDDNIANATHIIESRNKLVLVDGQFLVPYALQFRAYADSIGKQIDRIYLSHRHPDHWFGLGAAFSDIPIHTLPETKEFLRQHGQESLNDHWKLGNLVPKSLVIPENTVRAGHEIIDGVRYVFDKVVDTEIDFLLTIGLPDLGVFIAQDLIYSGTHLYLTKYMEHWIGILQGMLLSDYDLFLPGHGFPADKNEVARNIEYLSAAMEAAGNGLTNDAFKRFLLERFPERKCPGIFDIYIPRLFDNASEF, from the coding sequence ATGGTGGCGCAATTGCCGGATCCCATCAAAATCGTCAGGCGAGCAGGCGATGTCCGCATTCATACTTTCATTTCAGCTTTCACTGATGACAACATCGCCAATGCAACGCACATCATCGAAAGCAGAAACAAGCTTGTTCTCGTCGATGGGCAATTCCTCGTCCCCTATGCGCTGCAATTCAGGGCGTATGCCGACAGTATCGGCAAGCAAATCGACCGGATTTACCTGTCGCACAGGCACCCTGACCATTGGTTCGGCCTGGGAGCCGCATTCAGCGACATTCCAATTCATACATTACCGGAAACGAAGGAATTCCTGAGGCAGCATGGGCAGGAGTCCCTGAACGACCATTGGAAGCTGGGCAACCTCGTTCCGAAGAGCTTGGTAATTCCTGAAAACACCGTCCGCGCCGGCCACGAGATCATCGACGGAGTCAGATACGTATTTGATAAAGTCGTCGATACGGAGATCGATTTTCTCCTCACCATAGGTCTTCCAGACCTGGGCGTTTTTATTGCGCAAGACCTGATCTACAGCGGAACGCACCTTTATCTGACGAAATACATGGAGCATTGGATCGGGATTTTGCAGGGCATGCTGCTGTCCGACTATGACCTGTTCCTTCCCGGTCACGGCTTTCCGGCCGACAAGAACGAAGTTGCCAGAAATATAGAGTATTTGTCAGCCGCCATGGAGGCTGCCGGCAACGGGCTCACCAATGATGCTTTCAAGCGCTTCCTGCTGGAAAGATTTCCCGAGCGAAAATGCCCCGGAATATTCGACATATACATACCGCGCTTATTCGATAACGCGAGCGAGTTCTAA
- the iolE gene encoding myo-inosose-2 dehydratase produces MTTYLHRLTPAKVWLGVIPTLWWNDDFINIDIGIPYEQALSEMALAGYVGCGVGHKYPTDPKILRPALELRGLRISEPWVSTYFTIKAMNRHTLESVDAQLDFLEAMEGGSDDPRRADLVVAEFGGAVNPLPVALFPNCPEFSEDQWKQLIEGLHAAGEKARARNRRLCYHPHLGTGVMKTEAIHRLMDETDPRLVNMLLDTAHQAAAGVDPLALARKYGHRIKHVHLKDIRAEVVTRIHNSGLSFQQGIEAGIFTVPGDGSIETFPEILDALAEADFAGWICVEAEQDPAKANPLQYAKMGREYLRKLLGW; encoded by the coding sequence ATGACGACATATCTGCATCGACTGACGCCCGCCAAGGTCTGGCTCGGTGTCATCCCCACGCTCTGGTGGAATGACGATTTTATCAACATCGACATCGGCATCCCCTACGAGCAGGCACTGAGTGAAATGGCGCTCGCCGGCTATGTCGGATGCGGCGTCGGCCATAAATATCCGACGGATCCGAAAATCTTGCGGCCTGCCCTCGAACTCAGGGGATTGCGGATTTCCGAGCCTTGGGTGAGCACCTACTTCACCATCAAGGCGATGAACCGTCACACGCTTGAAAGCGTCGATGCTCAGCTCGACTTCCTCGAAGCGATGGAAGGCGGCAGCGACGATCCGCGCAGGGCCGATCTCGTCGTCGCCGAATTTGGCGGAGCGGTCAATCCGCTTCCGGTCGCACTGTTTCCGAATTGCCCCGAATTCTCCGAGGACCAGTGGAAACAGCTGATCGAAGGCCTGCACGCAGCGGGAGAGAAAGCCAGGGCCCGTAACCGCCGGCTCTGCTATCACCCGCATCTCGGAACGGGGGTGATGAAGACGGAAGCGATCCACCGGCTCATGGATGAGACGGATCCTCGCCTGGTCAATATGCTTCTCGACACCGCGCACCAGGCGGCTGCCGGTGTCGATCCGCTGGCGCTGGCCAGAAAATACGGCCACCGCATCAAGCATGTTCACCTGAAAGACATTCGCGCCGAGGTGGTTACGAGGATTCACAACAGCGGATTGTCCTTCCAGCAAGGGATCGAGGCGGGGATCTTCACCGTGCCGGGCGACGGCTCCATAGAGACCTTTCCGGAAATTCTCGATGCGTTGGCCGAGGCGGATTTCGCCGGGTGGATCTGCGTCGAAGCAGAGCAGGACCCGGCCAAGGCCAATCCGCTGCAATACGCGAAAATGGGCCGCGAATATCTGCGCAAGCTGCTTGGATGGTAG
- a CDS encoding GMC family oxidoreductase, with translation MLFPLESAIRADAKTVAESDDYDIVIVGSGVSGAIIAKQAAEAGKRVLVLEAGTGANTTLAGYDNLLTTFYSAASKDNQSPFPLNANAAIPRSPQLRKLQAGETDSSNYIVQSGPYVSDTTYTRIFGGTTMHWEAKTPRLLRSDFKTRTLFGQGLDWPLSFEEVEEDYRLAEREIGVSANVEDQQYLGQTFPDDYVFPMRGLPLSYLDQQVNKGIEGTSVELYDKTYPLKVRPYPQGRNGIPNPAYDGGKGYRPIGAVDTHQVEEGGRCQGNTNCVPLCPVQARYHSGKTLAKAFAVSGERGEGLVELLPQAVASKVNIDPDNGKVRSLEVKIYKDPASPAHETITVKGKVFVLAAGAIETARLMLASGLRSTSGLVGRNLMDHAYLLNWALMPEICGTMRGTSSTGGIVDLRDGPFRERQAAFAIDIHNDGWGWATGAPTSDLLELVDDRNLYGADLRRGMIDRVSRQLLLAFMIEVMPVESNRITVDPQYTDALGNMRPILSFTVPEYTMKGAAYGRQFARTIFTRLGAQDHTRYDPSDFGYVAYEGQGYAIRGGNHLAGTHIMGTTRTNSVVDKNQRSWDHENLYLVGGGSMPTIGTANVTLTLAAMCFRSGRNILKSLH, from the coding sequence GTGCTTTTTCCCCTCGAATCAGCGATAAGAGCCGATGCCAAAACCGTCGCAGAGTCTGATGACTACGATATCGTGATCGTCGGCAGCGGCGTTTCCGGAGCAATCATTGCCAAGCAGGCTGCGGAAGCGGGCAAGCGTGTCCTTGTCCTGGAAGCCGGAACCGGTGCCAATACCACTCTGGCAGGCTATGACAATCTGCTGACGACCTTTTATTCGGCAGCCTCCAAGGACAACCAGTCGCCCTTTCCGCTGAATGCGAACGCGGCCATCCCCCGCAGCCCGCAGCTTCGCAAGCTGCAGGCGGGGGAAACCGATAGCTCGAACTATATCGTTCAATCCGGCCCTTATGTCAGCGATACGACATATACCCGTATTTTCGGCGGAACGACTATGCACTGGGAGGCGAAAACGCCCCGTCTGCTTCGCTCGGATTTTAAAACGCGCACGCTTTTCGGCCAGGGGCTGGACTGGCCGCTGAGCTTTGAGGAAGTCGAGGAGGATTACCGCCTGGCCGAGCGGGAAATCGGCGTATCCGCGAATGTCGAAGATCAGCAATATCTCGGGCAGACCTTCCCGGACGACTATGTCTTTCCCATGCGCGGCCTGCCGCTTTCCTATCTGGATCAGCAGGTCAACAAGGGCATCGAGGGCACCAGCGTCGAACTTTACGACAAGACCTATCCCCTGAAGGTCAGGCCCTACCCCCAGGGGCGCAATGGCATACCAAACCCGGCCTATGACGGTGGGAAGGGCTACCGTCCAATCGGCGCGGTCGATACGCATCAGGTCGAAGAGGGCGGTCGCTGCCAGGGCAACACCAACTGCGTACCGCTCTGTCCCGTGCAAGCGCGCTACCACTCCGGCAAGACGCTAGCCAAGGCGTTCGCGGTAAGCGGGGAAAGGGGCGAGGGGCTTGTCGAACTGTTGCCGCAGGCGGTCGCATCCAAAGTCAACATCGATCCGGATAACGGGAAAGTCCGCTCTCTCGAGGTCAAGATTTACAAGGACCCGGCCTCACCGGCCCACGAGACCATCACAGTGAAGGGCAAGGTTTTCGTGCTTGCGGCAGGCGCCATCGAAACGGCGCGTCTTATGCTGGCCTCCGGCCTGCGCAGCACCAGCGGTCTTGTCGGACGCAATCTGATGGACCACGCCTATCTGCTGAACTGGGCGCTGATGCCGGAAATCTGCGGCACGATGCGCGGAACAAGTTCGACGGGCGGTATCGTCGACCTGCGGGACGGCCCTTTCCGCGAAAGGCAAGCCGCCTTCGCCATCGATATCCATAATGACGGCTGGGGTTGGGCCACGGGTGCGCCGACCTCCGACCTTCTCGAACTGGTCGATGACCGCAACCTCTATGGGGCCGATCTTCGGCGCGGCATGATCGACCGGGTCTCGCGGCAGTTGCTGCTCGCATTCATGATCGAGGTCATGCCCGTCGAAAGCAACCGCATCACGGTGGATCCGCAATATACCGATGCTCTGGGCAACATGCGGCCCATCCTGTCCTTCACGGTTCCGGAATACACCATGAAGGGTGCGGCCTATGGCCGCCAGTTTGCGCGCACCATCTTTACCCGCCTGGGCGCGCAGGATCACACCCGCTACGATCCCAGCGATTTCGGCTATGTGGCCTATGAGGGACAAGGCTATGCGATTCGCGGCGGCAATCATCTGGCCGGCACCCATATCATGGGAACGACGAGGACCAATTCCGTCGTGGACAAGAACCAGCGCAGCTGGGACCACGAGAATCTCTATCTCGTGGGGGGCGGCAGCATGCCGACGATCGGCACCGCCAATGTCACCTTGACGCTGGCTGCCATGTGCTTCCGAAGCGGTCGCAACATTCTGAAGTCTCTGCATTGA
- a CDS encoding thiamine pyrophosphate-dependent enzyme: protein MGDTYTVGQYLVDRLGELGLGHLFSVAGDYSIEWVNSYVEKSGIQVIEEVNELNAGYAADGYARLKGIGALCVTYSAGSLCATNAIAGSYVEKVPVVLINGAPSIQKTLTFEQTGYSSHHFISGRETDLQVFEYITAATVRIDSPHLAPMLIDYALTQCITERRPVYIELLEDMVDLECARPSNALKAAPVISDEDSLNQSIAQISERLENATKPLIWIGVEIDRFGLHDQAERLLRDLKIPYVTELLSKAILSEDDVQFAGVFDGKSSSPYVQSLVKDADFVLALGVWLTDINDLDWPIDLDKTAFASWDTVKYGTIFNAQVSLADLVNGLIDKRLTCKAQTLPAKTARQAPVVNPAAEITYQGFYDFIQQQIDDNTIVGADASLNYFGSLLLEVGARRGFIVQSSYSAIGYIGPAATGVSLAKQDKQRLLVFAGDGGFQMTAQCLSTQTRFNLNPIVFVMDNGIYGVEQWLADASVFHGNKPFYNSCILHRWNYSKLAEVFGCQGWKVDTYGELQSAINGAKENLNSPSIIQVVVPQRSIPDNANWKAR from the coding sequence ATGGGCGATACATACACGGTTGGACAATATCTGGTCGACAGACTTGGCGAACTGGGCCTGGGACACCTGTTTTCCGTAGCGGGCGATTATTCGATCGAATGGGTAAACAGCTATGTCGAAAAAAGCGGTATTCAGGTCATCGAAGAGGTGAACGAACTGAATGCCGGTTATGCCGCCGACGGCTATGCGAGACTGAAAGGAATTGGCGCGCTGTGTGTTACCTATTCCGCAGGCTCGCTTTGCGCGACAAATGCGATCGCCGGATCTTACGTCGAGAAAGTGCCGGTCGTTCTGATCAACGGTGCGCCAAGCATCCAGAAAACGCTGACATTCGAACAAACCGGCTACAGTTCGCATCACTTCATCAGCGGACGGGAAACGGATCTTCAGGTGTTCGAATACATAACCGCCGCTACCGTCCGCATCGACAGCCCTCATCTTGCGCCAATGCTCATAGATTATGCGCTGACACAGTGCATCACGGAAAGACGTCCGGTCTACATCGAGTTGCTGGAGGATATGGTCGACCTGGAATGCGCGCGCCCGTCGAATGCATTGAAGGCGGCGCCCGTCATATCCGACGAGGACAGTCTCAATCAGTCGATCGCCCAAATCAGCGAAAGATTGGAGAATGCCACCAAACCCTTGATCTGGATCGGTGTCGAGATCGACCGGTTCGGCCTTCACGACCAGGCGGAGCGGCTCCTTCGCGACCTCAAAATTCCCTACGTGACCGAGCTCCTGAGCAAGGCCATCCTGTCGGAAGACGATGTCCAGTTTGCCGGGGTGTTCGATGGCAAATCGTCGTCACCCTATGTCCAGTCCTTGGTCAAAGACGCCGACTTCGTATTGGCGCTGGGCGTCTGGTTGACTGATATCAACGATTTGGACTGGCCTATCGATCTTGATAAAACCGCATTCGCCTCTTGGGATACGGTAAAATACGGCACGATCTTCAACGCACAGGTTTCGCTGGCGGATCTCGTCAACGGCTTGATCGACAAAAGGCTGACGTGCAAAGCCCAAACTCTTCCGGCGAAAACGGCCCGGCAAGCGCCGGTCGTGAATCCGGCAGCCGAAATCACCTATCAGGGCTTCTACGATTTCATTCAGCAGCAGATCGACGATAATACGATCGTTGGTGCCGACGCCAGTTTGAATTATTTCGGGAGCCTGCTTCTTGAAGTGGGTGCTCGCCGCGGTTTCATCGTCCAATCATCCTATTCGGCGATCGGTTATATCGGCCCGGCCGCGACCGGGGTTTCGCTGGCGAAGCAAGATAAACAGAGACTGCTGGTCTTTGCGGGGGATGGCGGGTTTCAGATGACCGCTCAATGCCTCTCGACTCAAACCCGTTTCAATCTAAACCCGATCGTCTTCGTGATGGATAACGGCATCTATGGCGTGGAGCAGTGGCTTGCCGATGCATCGGTTTTCCACGGCAATAAGCCGTTCTACAATTCATGCATTCTGCACCGATGGAATTACAGCAAGTTGGCGGAGGTCTTTGGCTGCCAAGGCTGGAAAGTGGATACTTATGGCGAACTGCAGAGCGCCATAAACGGCGCCAAAGAAAACCTGAACAGCCCGTCCATCATCCAGGTCGTCGTGCCTCAGCGGTCGATCCCCGACAATGCGAACTGGAAAGCAAGGTAG
- a CDS encoding EAL domain-containing protein: protein MRHSGGGNSEIALSNKQSRTNVELENLLRQLGLALEASGIGIWQHNIAKNQTRWDEQLKLIYGVPKAPFDVIWLDSVHPDDLAPTNEVFLRAIETKSDYASEFRIIRPDGAIRHLRSRARYFVDAAGDPCFVGAEWDVTDDVLLNKELERSRAEARFAADHDHLTGLLNRRSFDFALAELARQASVKVALLHIDVDHFKEINDRFGHAVGDLVLCHVSKILLEAISGGDVAARLGGDEFAVVIIEGESDKTKAVLDHIQRRLESPLPGGDQMLSVQCSIGVASAMSADFAKLLSQSDLALYHAKRNGRNRAEIFSEEMASTLANERQLAQDLRSGLALGQIRPFYQVQVDAKSLRVNGVEALARWHHPTRGILAPAHFLSLASSHGLVAEIDDVVLRAVLSDMKSSASLLEGIRLSVNLSADRLDDPELATKLGGYEIPPGRLSFELIETIFLDSLSDRVRQNIQAIKSFGIDIEIDDLGSGHASLLGLLELRPDRVKIDRRLVMPILQSVPSRRLVSSLVDIARALDMEVIAEGVETLDHAKVLADLGVHTLQGYAFGRPQSFADLAARLEQEALEFGQPDVVRAR from the coding sequence ATGCGACATTCGGGCGGAGGAAACAGCGAGATCGCCTTGAGCAATAAACAATCCAGAACAAACGTCGAGCTTGAGAACCTGCTTCGCCAGCTTGGTCTGGCCCTTGAGGCGTCCGGGATCGGAATCTGGCAGCACAACATCGCAAAAAATCAGACGCGTTGGGACGAGCAGCTCAAGCTGATTTATGGCGTTCCGAAGGCACCTTTCGACGTTATCTGGCTCGACAGCGTCCACCCCGACGATCTGGCGCCGACCAATGAAGTATTTCTGCGCGCCATCGAAACCAAATCGGATTATGCATCCGAATTTCGCATCATACGGCCGGATGGAGCGATCCGCCATCTGCGCTCGCGCGCTCGCTACTTCGTCGATGCGGCCGGTGACCCCTGCTTTGTCGGCGCCGAATGGGATGTGACCGACGACGTTCTCCTCAACAAGGAGCTGGAGAGGAGCCGGGCGGAAGCTCGGTTTGCCGCCGATCACGATCACCTCACCGGTCTCTTGAACCGGCGCAGCTTCGATTTCGCCCTGGCCGAGCTTGCCAGGCAGGCGAGCGTCAAGGTCGCGCTTCTCCATATAGACGTCGACCATTTCAAGGAGATCAATGACCGTTTCGGGCATGCGGTCGGCGACCTCGTTCTCTGTCACGTCAGCAAGATTCTGTTGGAGGCCATCTCCGGGGGTGACGTCGCGGCACGGCTCGGCGGCGATGAGTTCGCCGTCGTCATCATCGAGGGCGAGTCCGACAAGACCAAGGCCGTGCTCGATCATATTCAGCGACGTCTGGAGAGCCCGCTTCCTGGTGGCGACCAGATGCTGAGCGTGCAGTGCTCCATTGGCGTGGCCAGCGCCATGAGCGCAGACTTCGCCAAGCTGCTGTCCCAGTCCGACCTGGCCTTGTACCACGCCAAGCGGAACGGCCGGAATCGCGCCGAGATATTTTCCGAGGAGATGGCTTCGACGCTCGCGAATGAAAGGCAGCTTGCCCAGGATCTGCGATCCGGACTGGCGCTTGGCCAGATCCGTCCATTTTACCAGGTGCAGGTCGACGCCAAGTCATTGCGGGTAAACGGTGTCGAAGCGCTGGCGAGGTGGCACCACCCGACGAGAGGAATTCTCGCCCCGGCGCATTTCCTGTCTCTGGCCTCGTCGCACGGATTGGTCGCAGAGATTGACGATGTCGTCCTGAGGGCTGTCCTGTCGGATATGAAATCCTCGGCCTCCCTGCTGGAGGGTATACGGCTATCCGTCAACCTTTCCGCCGATCGTCTCGATGATCCCGAATTGGCAACGAAGCTCGGCGGCTATGAGATCCCGCCCGGCCGGTTGAGCTTCGAGCTGATAGAGACGATATTCCTGGACAGCCTGAGCGATCGCGTGCGCCAGAACATCCAGGCCATCAAGTCCTTCGGTATCGACATCGAGATCGACGATCTCGGATCGGGACATGCCTCCTTGCTGGGCCTGCTCGAGCTGAGACCAGACCGTGTCAAGATTGACCGCCGGCTTGTGATGCCGATTCTACAATCCGTGCCCAGCCGTCGGCTGGTAAGTTCACTGGTCGACATTGCACGGGCGCTTGACATGGAAGTGATTGCGGAAGGGGTGGAAACGCTCGACCATGCCAAAGTACTCGCCGATCTCGGCGTCCACACTCTCCAGGGTTATGCTTTTGGACGGCCGCAGTCGTTTGCCGATCTGGCGGCGCGACTGGAGCAGGAGGCACTGGAGTTCGGGCAACCGGATGTCGTGCGTGCGCGTTGA
- a CDS encoding ferritin-like protein — MDSYSIKTLDELKEFLFRAMQLEHATIPPYLTALYSIKPGVNQDATQVLRVIVVEEMLHLTIAANILNAIGGKLDLVRPDFVASYPAALPDGETDFKVGIQAFGREALAAFLKIERPARRPEHLIGKGLIYRKTPPGITALGSHPRHEDFHFYSIGEFYSTIEEGIKYLEAEAHGAGTTIFTGDRSRQITSEYYYSGGGELFPVTDLKSALEAIELIIEQGEGDGGGIYDDDDHELAHYYRFEELVKGRYYQKGDQPGHPTGPHLQVDWEGAYPIKENLKVADIFEGSELREAAIAFNTRYGEFLQLLTRAYNGQPSLLLEAVPMMFEFRNMILELIRNPLPKHPGKNGSPTYEIPGGIKQPAVTRQAEVNA; from the coding sequence ATGGATTCCTACAGTATCAAGACGCTCGACGAGCTGAAAGAGTTTCTCTTCCGGGCGATGCAGCTCGAGCATGCGACGATTCCGCCGTATCTGACGGCGCTTTACTCGATCAAGCCTGGCGTCAACCAGGATGCAACCCAGGTTCTGCGTGTGATCGTCGTGGAAGAAATGCTGCATCTGACGATCGCGGCCAATATTCTGAATGCCATCGGCGGCAAGCTGGATCTTGTCAGGCCGGACTTCGTAGCCAGCTATCCCGCCGCCCTGCCGGACGGTGAGACCGATTTCAAGGTCGGCATCCAGGCTTTCGGCCGTGAGGCGCTGGCGGCCTTCCTGAAAATCGAGCGGCCGGCCCGGCGTCCTGAACATCTTATCGGCAAGGGCCTGATATACCGCAAAACTCCGCCCGGTATCACCGCGCTTGGCAGCCATCCGAGACATGAGGACTTCCATTTCTACAGTATCGGCGAGTTCTACTCCACTATCGAGGAAGGCATCAAATACCTGGAAGCCGAAGCGCATGGGGCGGGCACAACCATCTTTACCGGCGACAGGTCGCGCCAAATCACCTCGGAATATTATTACTCCGGCGGCGGCGAGCTGTTTCCCGTGACCGATCTGAAAAGCGCCTTGGAAGCCATCGAGCTCATCATCGAACAGGGCGAGGGCGACGGTGGCGGTATCTATGACGATGACGACCACGAACTGGCTCATTACTATCGTTTCGAGGAACTGGTCAAAGGCCGCTATTACCAGAAGGGCGACCAGCCCGGCCACCCCACGGGTCCGCACTTGCAGGTCGATTGGGAGGGCGCCTATCCCATAAAAGAGAACCTGAAAGTGGCGGACATATTCGAGGGTTCGGAACTGCGTGAGGCGGCGATCGCCTTCAACACCCGCTATGGCGAATTTCTCCAGCTTTTGACGCGAGCCTATAACGGCCAACCCAGCCTGCTGCTGGAGGCCGTTCCGATGATGTTCGAATTCCGCAACATGATCCTCGAACTCATCCGCAATCCGCTGCCGAAGCATCCCGGCAAGAACGGCAGCCCCACCTATGAGATCCCCGGCGGTATCAAACAGCCAGCCGTCACCCGGCAGGCGGAGGTGAACGCATGA